AAGCAGCGGCAGGTAGAGGAAGTAGTCGGTCGGATTGACGAGCACGATCTCGATCGCACCCCTGGCCATACGGGACAGTTTGCGCGCGGCGGTGAAGCCGGCGAACCCCCCGCCGACGATGACGACGCGTTCACGGTCGGCCATGGATGTGACCCCTTCGGCTAGCCGGTCCTGCCAGAGATCGCCGTACCCACCCCGCCAGCCGGAAACCACCCGATTCATCCCACAACGGCGACGGATACGCAGTGTGAGGACGGAGTAACGGGTTCTTGTTCCGAGGGAAACCGTCCGGCAACGGCGGCCACCTCGAATGGGGACACGCTGAAAGAACGGCGGCGCGGCTCACTCCCACGGAGGCTCGCATGCCAGGCACCCCCATCGTCCGCACCCCCGGCCCTCCGAGATGAGCGTCCGCCGCCACGCGGTCGTGGTGATCGGCGCCGGCCAGGCGGGCCTGTCCATGAGCCACTGCCTCACCAGGCGCGGCGTCGACCACGTCGTGCTGGAACGGCACAAGGTCGGCCACGAGTGGCGTTCCCGCAGATGGGACACCTTCTGTCTGGTCACCCCCAACTGGCAGTGCCGCCTCCCCGGCTACTCCTACGGCGGCGCCGACCCCGACGGCTTCATGCGCCGTGACGAGATCGTCCGCTACCTGGAGGACTACGCCGCGTCGTTCGGCCCCCCGGTGCTGGAAGGCGTCACCGCGACCCGCCTCACCGCGTCCGGCACCGGTTTCGAGGTCGAGACCACCCACGGCACGTTCACCGCCGGCCAGGTCGTCGTGGCGACCGGGCCGTACCAGGAACCCGTGATCCCCCGCGTCGCCGAACGCGTCCCGCCGCACGTCACCCAGCTCCACTCCGGCGCCTACCGCGACCCCGGCGCGCTGCCGCCGGGGGAGGTGCTGGTCGTCGGCTCCGGCCAGTCCGGCTGCCAGATCGCCGAGGACCTGCACCTGGCGGGCCGGCGCGTCCACCTGGCCGTCGGCTCGGCCCCCCGCATCTCCCGGTTCTACCGCGGCAGGGACATCGTGGCCTGGCTCGACCTCATGGGCTACTACGAACGGCCCATCGAATCGTTCCCCGACCACGACGCGATCAGGGCCCGCGCCAACCACTACGTCACCGGCAGGGACGGCGGCAGGGACATCGACCTGCGCGCCTTCGCACGCGACGGCATGCGGCTGTACGGCAGGCTCACCGGCGTGCGGGACGGAAGATTCCTGTTCGGCGGCGACCTGGAACGCGACCTCGACCACGCCGACGCCGTGAACGACGGCGTCAAGGACTCCATCGACGCGTTCATCGCCGAACACGGCATCCAGGCCCGCACCGAACCCCGGTACGTCCCGGTGTGGCGGCCGGAGAACCCCCCCGAGCACCTGGACGCCGGGCGGATCGCCGCCGTCGTCTGGTCCACCGGCTTCCGGCGCGACTACCGCTGGATCAGGGTCCCGGTGTTCGACGGCACCGGCTACCCCGTCCACCACCGCGGCGTCACCCGCGCACCCGGCCTGTACTTCCTCGGCCTGCCGTGGCTGCACACCTGGGGCTCGGGCCGTTTCTCCGGTGTCGCCGCCGACGCCGAGCACCTCGCCAGGCACATCGGCTCACCGCAGCCGGCCACCGCCGCGAACGGCCACTCCTACTTCGTCCACCCCGAACTGCTGGGGACGTGACCATGGTCTTCGACGCGCACCGCCACCTCGGCGTACTCCCCGCCTACCCCTTCTACGGCGGCCCCCCGGTCAAGCCGGACGTCACCGCGCGCGCCACCGTCGCGCACCTCATGGCCGACCTGTACGCCGAAGGCACAGAACGCGCTCTCGTGCTCCCCAACTACGGCGTCCCCGACCCCGACGTGGCGTTCGGCTTCAACGAACTGGTCCTCGAGGCCGCCGCGGCCGACGACCGCGTCCGCTGCGGCCTGTGGGTGTCCCCGCGGCCGCAGGACGCCGGCCGTACCGAGGAGGCACTGCGACTCGCCGGGGAACGCGGCGTGCGGGCCCTCAAGCTCAGCTTCCTGCTCGGCGGACGGCCCACCGACCCGGCGTGCCGGCCCCTGCTGGACCGCATCTTCGCCGCCGCGCGCGAACACGACCTGGTCGTCCACGTGCACACCTCGCCAGGCGCCGCGTCCGACATCGACGAGGTCGGCCACCTCGTCGACTGGTACGCCGGCGACGTCGCCGTCCACCTGGTGCACTTCGGCGGCGGCATGAGCGGCCACATCAAGCTCGCCGGGTCGCGGTTCTTCGACTGGATCGACGCCGGCAAGCGCGTCTACACCGACCTGTCGTGGGCCATCGGCTTCACCCCCCGCTGGCTCGCCGCCGAGATCGACCGCCGCGGCGCCGGCCACGACCGGGTGCTGTTCGCCAGCGACGAACCGTGGGGCGACTACACCGGGGAACGGGCCCGCCTCGGCGCCGCCGTCGGCGACGGCGAACTCGCACGCCTCATCTTCCGCGACACCTTCGAAAAGCTCTACGCCTGATCCGACCACCCCGCCGGGGTCCCCCCGGAAAGACACACTCAAGGAGCACCGCACCATGCCGGAACTGACCGACCTGGAGAAGCAGAGCCTCACCGAGATCCCGCACCCGTCGCTGCCCGAGGGCTCCAGCCTGTACGGCGGCACCAAGGTGTTCCCCGACTACCAGGCCGAGAACGGCGAGAGCTACTTCACGCTGGTGCACGGCATCGCGCACGAGTCGTCGGTCAGCTTCGTCGCGATCCTCCAGGCCACCCGCGCGCTGCGCAAAGGCTTCGAGTCGGCCATCTACTTCTACGGCCCCGGCTCCCTCAACTGCCTCGCCACCCGCGGTTTCCCCACCACCGGCAACTCCGCGTTCCCCGGCGAGCACAACATCAACAACTCGCTGAAGACGTTCATCGAGGAAGGCGGCAAGGTCTACTGCTGCCGCTTCGGCCTGTCGCTCCACGGCGCGCGCGAGGAGGACCTCATCGAAGGCGTCATCCCGACCCACCCGCTCGACGTCCAGGACGCCTTGATCCACTACGGCCGCAAAGGCGCGATCATCAACTCGACCTACATGTTCTAGGAGGTCACGCGTGAGTGTCGGTACCAGGGTCGACGTGGCCATCAGGGGTGTCCGGGTGGACGCGCCGGTGCGCCGCTCCGGCGGCGCGGGCCCGAGCGACGACGGCCATCTGCTGTTCGGCGGCGCGCAAGCCGCGATCCCCATCGACCCGGCGAGCCCGTACGTCGTCCGCGACGGCAGCCTGTGGCTCGGCGACACCGACCTCGGCGTCCCCGTCACGCCGGTGGCCAGGCCCCGTTTCTACGACCTGGCCACCGCGGACGGAGTGCCGTACGAAAAGATCGCCAAACTGCACGGCTCCGGTGTGCTCGCCACCACCGTGGTGCAGACCTGCATCCGGTACGGCGAGGCCGACCGCTGCCGGTTCTGCACGGTGGAGGAGTCCCTGCGGGCCGGTGCGACCGTGGCCGCCAAGACCCCCGAGCAGCTCGCCGAGGTCGCCGAGGCCGCGGTCCGGCTCGACGGCGTACGGCAGATGGTCATGACCACCGGCACCACCACCGGCCCCGACCGCGGCGCACGCGTCCTGTCCCGCGCCGTCCGCGCCGTCCTGCGCGCCGTCCCCGGCCTGCCGATCCAGGTCCAGTGCGAACCCCCCGCCGACCTGGCGTGGCTCACCGTCCTCCACGAGTCCGGCGCCACCGCCATCGGCATCCACGCCGAGTCCTTGGACGAGGACGTCCGCCGCGCCTGGACCCCCGGCAAGGCGACCGTTCCCCTGACCGTCTACGAGGAGGCCTGGGACGAAGCGGTCCGCGTCTTCGGCCGCAACCGCGTCTCCACCTACCTGCTGGTGGGCCTGGGTGAGGATCCCGACGAACTTGTCGCAGGCGCCGCACGCCTGATCGACCGCGGCGTCTACCCCTTCGTCGTCCCCTTCCGTCCGTTGAAAGGCTCCCTCGCCACCCGCGCCGGCGCCGTCCCCCCCGACCCCGCCACGATGCGGGACATCACCGTACGCGTCGCGGCCCTCCTCGGCGAAGCCGGCATGACCGGGGCCGACCAGCAGGCCGGTTGCGCCGCCTGCGGCGCCTGCTCGGCCCTACCTGCCGCAGGCGGCTGACCATGCACCCCGACGCCTGCACGGCCCCACCCCCTGTGGAGGGCTGACCATGCACCCTGACGCCGACCTGTTCGCACTGCTCTCCGGCCTCCCCGACGCCTCCCGCGGACCCGTCTGCGACGTGCTCCTCGGCGGCGCGCCGCCGTACTTCATGATCGAGGAGGCGGACGCGGCCGGGACCGCCGCCTACCGGAGGCTGCGCCGCGAGGTGTTCGTCGACGAACAAGGCCTGTTCCCCGGCCACGACCTCGACGACAGGGACGACGACCCCCGCACCGTGGTCCTCGTCGCCAGGGACCGCACCGGCATCGTGATCGGCGGCGTGCGGCTCGGCCCGGCCGCCGACGGCCCCGACATCGGCTGGTGGCACGGCGGCCGGCTCATCGTCCGTCCCACCGACCGCGGCGGCGCCGGTGTCGGCCCCGCACTGATCCGCGCCGCCTGCGCACGCGCCGAAGCCGCAGGAGCACTCCGCTTCGAAGCCACCGTGCAGGCCCGCGCCGAACGCCTCTTCGCGCGCCTCGGCTGGCGGACCATCCGTCCCGTCACCGTCGCCGGCCGTCCCCACGTCCTCATGCGTCACCCCGTCGGCCGCATCGCCGCACTCGTCGCCGCCACCAAACACCCCCTCGGCCCGCTCCTCGCCGGTCTGGCCCCCGGCGGCCCCGGCTTCGTCGGCGACGACGCCGCCCCTGTCCCCGGCAGCGACCTCGTCGCCGCCTGCGACGCCATCCTCCCCGCCATGGTGGAACGCGACCCCGAATGGGCCGGCTGGTGCTCGGTCCTCGTCAACCTCAACGACCTGTCCGCCATGGGTGCCACCCCCGTAGGCATCCTCGACGCCGTCGCCGCCAAGGACACCACCGCCGCCACCCGCGTCCTGACCGGCCTCCGCCGCGCCGCCGAAGCGTACGACGTCCCCATCCTCGGCGGCCACACCCAACTAGGCGTCCCCGCGGCCCTCGCCGTGACCGCACTGGGCCGCACCGCCAACCCCGTCCCCGGCGGCGGCGGCCACCCCGGCCACCACGTCACCCTCACCGCCGACCTCTCCGGCGGTTGGCGTCCCGGCTACACCGGCCGCCAATGGGACTCCACGACAACCCGCACCACCCCAGAACTCCAGGCGATGCTGAACGCCGTGGCCGAAGCCCAGCCCGCCGCCGCCAAAGACGTCTCCATGGCCGGCGTCGCAGGCACTCTGGGAATGCTCGCCGAAGCCTCCGCCTGCGGCGCCGTCCTCGACGTCGCCAAGATCCCCCACCCCCCGAACACCACCATGGCCGACTGGCTCACCTGCTTCCCCGGCTTCGCCATGCTCACCACAGCCCCCCCATCCCACCCCGGCCTCCCGGAGACCCCGGCGGCAAGCGCGGTCTGCGGCGAACTGACAAGTACCCCTGGCATCCACCTCCGCTGGCCCGACGGCGAACTGACCGAAGCCCTCCCCACCCCCGCCACCGGCCTCGGCCCGGCGGTTCAGCCGGTGAACGTTCGAGGTTCGACGAGAAGGGCTGGACGATGATGATTCGCATGGCCGCTGTGGCGGCGCCGTTCGACCGGGACGTCGAGAGGTGTTTCGCACGCATAGAACAACTGGTGGAGGCCGCAAGGGCCGACGGGGTACGACTGCTGGCGCTGCCGGAGGCATGCATCGGCGGCTACCTGCACAGCATGGACGGCGACCCTTCCGACGTACCACCGGCGCTCGACCCGGACGGGCCGGAGATACGGCGGCTCGCGGCGATCGCGAAAGACATGGTGGTGTGCGCGGGGTTCTGCGAGGCGGCAGGCGACCGGCGGTACAACAGCGTGGTCTGCGTGACCGGCGACGGGACACTCGGCCTGCACAGAAAAGTGCACCAACCCCTCAGTGAGGACGCGCTGTTCGCGGCCGGTGACGGCTTCGCGGCGTTCGACACGCCGGTCGGCAGGCTCGGCATGATGATCTGCTACGACAAGGCGTTCCCCGAGTCGGCACGCACCCTGGCCCTGGACGGCGCCGAGATAGTGGTCTGTTCCTCGGCGTGGCCCGCGAGCCGCACCGACCCGGCCCCCGACCTGGCCGACGACCGCTGGACCCGGCGTTTCGACCTGTTCGACCAGACCCGGGCCCTGGAGAACCAGGTCGTCTGGCTCTCGGCCAACCAGTCCGGCACCTTCGGCACCCTCCGCTTCGTCGGCAGCGCCAAGATCGTCGGCCCAGGCGGCGAGATCCTGTCCCGTACCGGGGTGACCCAAGGCATGGCGACAGCCGAACTGGACGTGCCGCGAACCCTCGCCACGGCCCGCCGCTCCATGGGCCACCTACGCGACCGCCGTCCCTCTGCCTACCACTCCACCGACATATCCGTGATGACTGCCTTCCCGGCGGTGACCCCGGCACCAGGAGCCTGACCCGGTGGTCCGCATAGCGGCGGCGTCCGCGCACTTCGGCCGGGACCTGGAGTTCGACCTTCAAAGAATCGCGAAACTCATCGCCGACGCGCGAGCCGAAGGCGCCGCACTCCTCGTCCTCCCCGACGCCACCCTCGGCGGCTACCTGGCCGACCTCCGCCACCCCGACCCCGACGCGCTCCCCCCGGCCCTCGACCCCGCCGACCCGATCTTCAAACGGCTGGCAGGCCTGGCAGGAGAAATGGTCGTCTGCGCCGGCTACTGCGAAGCCGCAGGCCAGGACCGCTACAACGCCGCGGTCTGCCTCACCGGCGACGGCGTACTCGGCCGCCACCGCAAGGTCCACCTCCCCGCAGGAGAGATCACCGCCTACGCGCCAGGCGACCGCTTCGACGCCTTCGACACCCCTGTCGGCCGTGTCGGCATGCTCATCGACTACGACAAGACCTTCCCCGAGTCGGCACGCTCCCTGGCCCTCGACGGCGCCGAGATCCTCGCGTGCCTGTCGGCGTGGCCCACCAGCATCACCAACCGCGCACCCCGCATGACCCAGGACCGCCAGTCCCGCCTGTTCGACCTGTACGACCAGGCCCGCGCCGCCGAGAACCAGGTCGTCCTCGCCTCCTCCAACCAGACCGGCGCCATGGGAGGCATGCGTTTCCTCGGCCAGGCCAAGGTCGTCGGCCCCGGCGGCGAGATCCTCGCACGTACCTGGTCCAAAGCGGGCCTGGCGGTCGCCGAACTGGACGTCAAGGAGGAGATCGCCAGAGCCCGCCGCGTCCTCGACCACCTGAGCGAACTACGACCGGGGAGCTACCGGTGAGGATCGCGCCGCTGACGTACTCCACCAACCCGAGCGAGCCGCGTCCAGGGGGCCACCGGTGAGGATCGCGCTGCTGACGTACTCGACCAAGCCGCGCGGCGGCGTCGTGCACACCCTCAGCCTCGCCGAGGCCCTGGCCGCCGCCGGACAGGACGTGACGGTCTGGACGCTGGCCCGCGGCGGCGACGGCGGCTTCTTCCGCGCCGTCGACCCGGCCGTACGGCAGGTCATCGTGCCGTTCCGCGACATCCCCGGCGAAAGCGTCGGCGACCGCGTGCTGCGCTCCATCGCCGCCATGCGCGCCGCGTTCCGTCCCGACGGCTACGACGTCGTGCACGCGCAGGACTGCATCACCGCCAACGCCGCCGACGACTGCGTGCGCACCGTCCACCACATCGACCACTTCACCACCCCCGAACTGGTCGCCTGCCACGAACGCGCCATCTCCCGGCCGCACACCCACATCTGCGTCTCCACCGCCGTGGCCCGTGAACTGGCCGCCGGCTGGGACATCGCCGCCACCGTCATCCCCAACGGCGTCGAGGCCGAGCGCTTCGCCGAAGCGGCCCGCCACCCCGACCCCCGCTGGCGTGCGCGCTTCGGCCGGTACGTCCTCACCGTCGGCGGCATCGAACCCCGCAAAGGCTCCATGGACCTCCTGGAGGCCTACGCGCTGCTCACCGGTGCCGACCCTGACCTGCGCCTCGTCATCGCCGGCGGCGAGACCCTGTTCGACTACCGCGACTACCGCGCCACCTGGGACGACCGCGCCGCCGCACTCGGCCTCGACCCCGTCGTCCTCGGCCGCGTCGGCCACGACGACCTCCCCGGCCTCGTCGCCTCCGCCGCCGTCTTCGCCTTCCCGTCCCTCAAGGAAGGCTTCGGCCTCGCCGCCATGGAGGCCCTGGCGGCAGGCGTCCCCCTGGTCACCCGCGACCTCGCCGTCTTCCGTGAGGTCTTCACCCCCGCCGCGCACTTCGCCACGACCCCCCGCGACTTCGCCGACGCCATGCACACGGCCATGACCACCCCCGACCCACCCCGCCGTACCGCCGGCCACGACCTGGCGACCCGCCACACCTGGCGAGCCGCCGCCGAACGTCACATCACGCTGTACGAGTCCCTGTGATCACTGCGTGGCGGCCACCCGCAGCGCCTGGAACTGCGCCAGCAGCGCCGGGTCCCCGGCGGTGCGGACCGCATCGCCGCCGCCGCGGTTCCACAGCCACAGCAGCAGCGGCTCGGCGTCCCCGCTGACCAGCGCGTCACCGTCGAAACCGGAGCGGGCCTCGCGCACCTCGACGCCTTTGGGGGTGGGGGCCACGGACCAGGCGTGGTGGCCGGTGGACACGATGACGGGACGCTCGTCGGGGGAGTCGAGCAGGGTGCCGTAGTCGTCGCGCCAGACGGTGCTGCCGTACCCCATGAACAGGGTCAGCATCTCCTCGACGCCGTCGAAGGCCAGGTCGGCGGAGACGGGGGAGACGGCGACACCGGCCGCCAGCTCGGCGTCCACCCGGTGGACGACGGTCTCCTGCGTCATCCGCCGGATCCAGAAACCCACCGTCTGGTCGGGTTCGTGCCAGGTGGCCGCGTGGTCCTCAGGGGAATGCGCGGCGAACTGCTCCGTCAGCGCGCCGTACATCTCGTCGAGGAGAGCCACCGACCCCGGGTGGACCGTCTCCGGCGGCCACGGGTCGGGGAACGCGCCGAGCCGGATGCACTCGGCCTTGTGCAGATAGACGTACGCGACATGCTGCGCCAGGTCGGCCGCGGTCCACTCAGGGCACGACGGCACCCGGGAGGCGAGGTCGGCCGCGCCGATGGCGGCCCGCAGCAAGGTGAACTCGTCCTCTAGGTGACGCAGAAGGCGGGAATGTTCCATGGCCCCATCGAAGCAGGTCCGCGGGCCGGTCGCCTCTTCATATCCGCCTAGGTGCGGCTACGGCGATGCCACAGGGGAGAACAGCGCCGGCGAACCGTGCGGATGCCCCGCCGGGGGCCATCACCGCGGCGACATCACTGACACGCTCGTCACCTCGGGATGTCACCGGGCCCCGTCACGCCTCGGCGTGCTCCTGGTCGTACGCGGCCCGCACGCGCTTCGGCGCCGCCATGCGCCACGCGTCGGTGACGAGCTCACGTAACTCGTCCTCGCCGAGAGCCGACAGGCGAACCACGATCCAGTGGTACCGCATGTCGCCACCCTTCGGCAGCAGGAACTTGTCCGGCTCGGCCGCGACCGCCGCTTCGCGCTCCTCCTTGGGGAACCCGCACCCCATGAGCGTCTCGTCACGGGACAACGTGCAGTACACGATGCGTCCCACATTGAACTTGACGCGATCACGCACCAGCCGCTCGACGGTGCGCGGCAACGACATGGCCACGCGCCGCACATCGGCGGCGGTGACGGGAGACTCGACCGTACTCACACCCGCGACCGTAGCCTCCCGCACCGACAGAACCGGCCGTTCACCTCGGAACGAACGCTCGGGCCGGATCCCGCCGCACGGCTCACGGCCGCTGCGGAAGCACCGCCTTGATGGCCGCCTCCAGGATGTCCACGCCGCTGTTCAGCTCGTCCTCGCTGATGGTGAGCGGCGGCGCGATCCGGAAGATGCCCCCCATCCCCGGCAACTGGACGATGTTCATGTGCAGTCCGCGTTCGAGGCAGGCCGACGTGACCGCCTTACCGAGCGCGTCCGCCGGCGCTTTGCTCTTCTTGTCCTCCACCAGCTCGACCCCCTGCAACAGCCCGCGGCCCCGCACGTCCCCCACCACCTCGTACTCGTCGCGAAGCGCCGCCAGCCGCTCGGTGAGCCCGGCGCCGAGCGTCGCGGCACGCCGCACCAGCTTCTCGCGTTCGATGACGTCGAGCACCGTCAGCGCGACGGAGGCCGCCAAGGGATCGGAGACATGGGTCGTGTAGAAGAGGAAACCCCGTTCGTGACAGACCTGCTCGATCCCGGCACTCGTGACGACCGCCGCCACCGGCAGCCCGGCCCCCAGCGTCTTCGACAACGTCAGAATGTCCGGTGTGACCCCGTCTCGCTCGAACGCGTACATCATCCCGGTACGGCCGAGCGCGGTCTGCGCCTCGTCCAGGATGAGCAGCATGCCGCGTTCCTCACACATCTCCTTGAGGCGGCGCAGATACCCGTCAGGCAGATCGATGATCCCGCCTGACGACAGAATCGGCTCGATCAGACAGGCCGCGAGACTCCCCGAAGACTGCCGATCGACCAGATCGAAGCCGTACCCGAGCTCGGCCTCCCAGTCGTACGACCCGTCGGGGTTCCGGAACGGCGACCGGTAGGCGTTCGGCGCCGGCAACGCGAGGTTCCCCGGCATCGGAGGCCCGTAGCCACGCCGTCCGGCGGAGAACGTCGCCGCCGCGGCCCCCTGCGTCATGCCGTGCCAGGACCGGTCGAACGACACGATCTCGAAGCGACCCGTGGCGAGCTTCGCCATCTTGATCGCCGCCTCGTTCGCCTCCGCTCCCGTGGTCAGCAGCACCATCTTGCCGAGCTCGGAAGGCAGAGTCGCCGTGAGCCTGCGCGCGAGCTCCACCACCGGCTCACTGAGCATGCCGCTGAACAGATGATCCAGCGAAGCGACCGCGGCCGACACCGTCGCCACGATCTCCGGATGCGCGTGCCCGAGAATCGCACTCATCTGCCCCGACGTGAAGTCGAGAATCGCTCGACCCTGCCGATCGAAGACATACGCACCAGCGGCCCGCTCGATGACCCGCGGCGTGAACGCTCCTCCGTACCGGATCAGCAACCGGTCCGCGTCATCCCAGAACGTCGTGTCGTCCATCCCCACCCTCTCCCACCGCGTGCAGACCCGCCGCCGGCTCTCCCCGACACCGTCCCCGACCGCCGGCAAGCCTCGCGACAAGCAAACGAATACACCGCATCATCCTCTTTGTCCGCATCCACCGCGACGCCGGAGCCCCCAGAACGTGACCACTCACCAAAGACCCGACCGTCCACCTCAAAGCGGAATGCTCGGCGTCCAGGTCCTCGCGCTGTGTGAGTCGTTCCCCCGGAGCCGAAGCGGTTGATGGAGGCGGCACCTCCGGCCTTCTCGGACCCCGACCGACCACATCAGAAACCCGGCCGACCACATCAGAAACCCGGCCGGTCACTTTCAGAACCTGGCCGATGACCTCAGACCCCGGCCCGGTACGCCAAGGCCCGTCCCGTCACCTCAGTGAAGAGGACACCACCTGCGGCCGTCCCGCACCGAGGAAGAAGATGCCGGGGAACCCCTTCGTCTCGAACCCGGCGCTGCGGTTGCGCCGGAACGTCGACTGCTCGATCCGCAACGTCCCCGTACGGTCGTTGCTCACGAAGAAGACGGCCCCGCCACCCTCCCGTGCCGTGTTGTCCGACACCACAGACCCCGCGATCCGCACCGTGAACCGGTTCCCATCGGTGTAGATCGCACCGCCACTACCCCCACC
The window above is part of the Sphaerisporangium rubeum genome. Proteins encoded here:
- a CDS encoding aspartate aminotransferase family protein, with product MDDTTFWDDADRLLIRYGGAFTPRVIERAAGAYVFDRQGRAILDFTSGQMSAILGHAHPEIVATVSAAVASLDHLFSGMLSEPVVELARRLTATLPSELGKMVLLTTGAEANEAAIKMAKLATGRFEIVSFDRSWHGMTQGAAAATFSAGRRGYGPPMPGNLALPAPNAYRSPFRNPDGSYDWEAELGYGFDLVDRQSSGSLAACLIEPILSSGGIIDLPDGYLRRLKEMCEERGMLLILDEAQTALGRTGMMYAFERDGVTPDILTLSKTLGAGLPVAAVVTSAGIEQVCHERGFLFYTTHVSDPLAASVALTVLDVIEREKLVRRAATLGAGLTERLAALRDEYEVVGDVRGRGLLQGVELVEDKKSKAPADALGKAVTSACLERGLHMNIVQLPGMGGIFRIAPPLTISEDELNSGVDILEAAIKAVLPQRP